AAAGGACTAAATGCACACAAGGACTCTGCACTTCAATGAAGATCTGCGCGCGGACATTGGATCGTCCAAATTTAGTCTTATGCTGGATGAGTCCACTGACATAAGCGGGACAAAATTACtttgtaaatataaaataagTTATATACATTGGTGTGGGCAGTATTTATAGTATAAATCTTTAGGTGCCGTAATAAATTATTACAGCATAAAAAATGCAAGCATGGTAACAACTTTTTTGAGTTAAATTCCAAATATCTCCGGAGACGCAATTACTATCGCAGAAGCTGTTAAACTGGAGCTGCATAATTTAAATctaaatatatcaaatatgATTGGGATTGGCACCGATAATGCAAGCGTCATGACAGGGGCCAAGAAGAGCGTGTACACAGTGTGACGCCCAGCGCCAGGAAGACCAAGCGCCGGCGCCACAAACACCAAAACAACATCACTAGAAACACCAAGACAAGCCATGAAGATTAGAAAATAAGTATTAGTAGGATAAGTAGAACATAAGCGAAAAATACATGAAGACCTGCCACAGaagaaagaaatataaataaacaaacaatacaaacaaacaaccacAGCTGACCGCCCCAAGTGTGACCATAACCCAAGCTCCAACGGGCACACTATCAGCCGGTCCGTACAAACGCGTTAGGGCCCCCTCAGCACAACGCGCTAGGGACAGACTAGGCTAGGGAGCGCATTAAACCTCCGCCACCTTTcctctcctcggagcgcattaaccctccgcaacattatttctcctcggagcgcattaaccctccgcaatATTATTCTCCTCGGAGggcattaaccctccgcaacattctcgggcattaaccctccgcaacattatttctcctcggagcgcattaaccctccgcaacattattctcctcggagcgcattaaccctccgacacattatttctcctcggacgcattaaccctccgcaacattctTCCCCGCGGAGCGCATTAGACCTCCGCCGATCCGACCAGACGACTACCCGGACCCGCACGCAACCATCCGCCACGTGCGGCCCACCCGAAGGACGACCCCGAAGGACGAGCCAGCAGAAAAACACCCGCGCAACTACCAAACTTTGTACCATTaagaacaataaaaataactcTATCTCTTCTATTACCGATCCAAGCCCGCCTTATTCTTGAACCACGAGACTCTCTTTCAGCTACCACACCCAGagatcaaacaaatttctgtggAACCCGGCGCGACGAGCATACCCCGGCCGAAGCACCGTCACTGTGGCGCCCGAGAAGGTTGTGGTAGCATAAGAAGCATAATCGCAAAGGTCACGATGGCAAAACAATGGATAAACCAAGCAACGAAACTGGTGTTACAAAACTATTGCGAGGAATTCGGGTTAGAGAAACTGGATGGACTAGAAACCCAAAAGAAACAACTACTACAATTTTCGGAGAGAACAGACCTCCCAATACATATTCGAGAGAGGCTAGAACAACTAGCAAACACCCAAACACGAGGGAAAAGCCCGAGAACCAAGAGCCAATGGCAACAGTCACCAAAAGGAATaccacaaaaaccaacaatggaAGAGAGCCAAGGGGAGACCAGGACAGGCAGGAAGAAATCCCTATTTCCAAAACAGATAAAGAAAGGATCACCAGAAGCAGTAGCGACAATAGAAAAAATACGCAAGTGGGACCTGATCTTTACAGGAAAAGGAGGGCTGCTAGAATTCCTGAGCAGGATGGAGGAATTAGCAGAAACCTACGGGGTAGAACCGGACCACCTCGTATTCGCAATGCCGATAATTCTGGAAGAAAGCGCACTAGACTGGTGGCACACAAAGCCAGCGCCAATCACATCATGGGATGCAAAGGTCGGACTAAAAGAGAACTTCATATCCCCCAGATACCAAGAGGAGCTTGCAAAACAAGTGGCAGAGCGAAAACAAGCGGAAACAGAACCAGTTCGAGACTATATCCAAGAAATAAGGAAGTTAATGAGGTTCGGAACCTACCCAGAGCAGGAAAAACTGGAAATAATATACCAGAACTGCCGGCTGCCGCTGAAACTATACGTGAAGAGGAGAGAATTCCAAACGCTGTCAGAATTCATGATCATCACAGAGGAATTCGAAAAAATTGAGACAGATGCAGGACTCTCCAAGGTTACAGGGCGCCAATGGAATTACCCACAAAACAACCAACCAGCTTGGCAAAGGACCCAATACCGACAAAGGAAATGTCAAAGATGTGACAACTATGGGCACGAGGCCCGAAAACCAGTTGAGCGGGACAACACACAACTAATATTTAACAAGAACCAGCTTTTAGGACGGGCCAGGATTGGATCACAACTGATGGATGTAATCATCGATACAGGGGCAACAAGATGCATGATAAACGAAAGGGCCGccgaaaaactaaaagaagAAGGCATCGAAGGAGTGGAAAACAGATTAATCCGTCTCGCGGATGGAAGCACTCGGAGAACAACACGGAGAATCCAACTAACAGTAGAACTAGGGGGAAAAGAGACCACCCAATCATTCCTAATCATGACAGGGGTACCAGATACCCCCATACTAGGAATGGAATTTTTAAAGGATGCAGGCACATCAATAACGTGTGGAGAAGCCACAGTAAACTTCAACGGGGAACCAAACCCAAAGAGAAAGGAGGAAAGCGCAAGAAACTCAGTAACAGAGCCGACGGACGAAGAAATCGAAAAATGGATTAAAACGGAGGTACAAAAATCCAACACGCTGGAAGGGGTGAGCAATGTTACGAAACATCGGATATTTCTGAAGGATGACAGACCAGTCAAGCAGAGGTATTACCCAAGAAACCCAGCGCAAATGGAAATCATCAACAAAGAGATCAGCACGATCTAATAGAACCATCACACAGCCTATACAGCTCGCCGATTGTGctcataaaaaagaaaaccggAGATTGGAGGGTCTGCGTGGATTACCGACTGTTAAACGAAAAAACAGAGAAGGATGCATACCCATTTCCACGGATGGACTTTATTCTAAATCAGCTTAAAGAGGCTAAATACATTAGCACGCTCGACTTAAAGTCAATACCCTGGAAAATCCCAATGGAAAAACAGAGCCGACACTACACAGCCTTTAAAGCTCCAGGGCGAGGATTGTACCAATGGAAGGTCATGCCATTCGGACTCACAACAGCACCTGCTACGTTCCAAAGAGCCCTAGACTCGGTAATCGGACCGGACATGGAACCATTCGCTTTCGCATACCTAGACGACATAATCGTAATTGGGCGGACGAAAGTTGAACACATGCAGAAACTAAAAACGGTATTCGAACGACTACGGACCAGGGACCgtaaataatcattattttctttttttttaataacaaAATCTCTTATTTTTAATGGACCTAGAAAAACACTATTTACAccaaaatctttatttttgtacaatcTCTGCATTGCCGCCATGATTTGtaaacttttgattttttacgattttcttcacagataatcattatttttgagtaaTTTGATAAAACTTAGGATTAATCATTATTCTtgatcaaaaaaataaaactcaaaaataatgattatcaatgatttttatttttttcgcttaaaataaaactcaacagGAATTTACGGCTTCTGTGTTAGAATGTTCGCCAATATTATTGCATATCCTTGTCAAAGGACCACAAAGCTACATCCTGCgctaaaattttctttttgaaaataaatttaaaaaataataaattaatatattatattaaattttatatattatatttcgcTCAAAATAAATCTCAGCATTTATTTGtgttatttatgtaaatatatatatttgtatttatttaaactacGTTACTACTACATTTATGTatcaataacaaataaaagataagGAAAGCTAGTTGCTCATAGTCGTACCTGAGAGGGGAAGAAGACTTACGAAGACTTACTTGCGCTTGACTACGCtcatgcaatttatttatctatttttagAATTGCTTATCTTAAGCCGCGAGTGTTAATGCATTGATACTTAGTTTTTGGAGATTATTCTTAGTCGCGTTTCAAGATGGGTCGCAAACGTAATTGTATTCCGCGTAATTTTTTTACATTCCACGCGGAAAGTAATGTTTCTGAGTGTAAAATTTGCAAATTGACTTTGAGTGGAAATTTTGTGTGCAATCTAAAGCGGCACTTAGAAAAGGTGCACAAAGGCGAATATGAAACCTTggccgaaaacaaaaaaaccgaagtgcccgaaaagaaaaagaagtttTCGGGGGTAATGGGGCAAGATGATGTCAAGAATGCCTGTATTGACATGGTGACTGCCGCAAAACTTCCGTTTGCTGTACTTGACTCAAAAGGCTTTAAGGCGTTAACAGCTCACATATTTAGCGGCTTGGATATGCCCACTGTAACTTCCAGAAATATTATGAGCTTAGTCGAGGAAAAGTACAGCCAAATTAAATGCGACATGGTCAAAACATTCAAAAACAGAATCCTCTGCCTTAAAATGGACATGGCCACACGATGCAATCGCGGAATTCTTGGGGTTAATGTCCAGTTCATCGATACCTGTGCAATATGTGTACAAACTTTAGGCCTGATAGAGCTGAAAAAATCGCACACATCCCAAAACCTCTGTACTGAAATACAGTCCATATTGCATGATTTTGGCATAGCgaaacaacaaatttataGCATCACCACAGATAATGGTCGAAACATGATCAAGACAGTGGAGCTACTAAATGTTTGCGAGGATGAAGATGATGACGAGCAAGAAAGTGCTGAGGATTTGGATGAAGAAGAGCTGCAcaagaattttaaaattcattcCATTAAGTCGATGAAATGTGCAGCACACACCCTTCAACTTGCTGTAAAGGATTTTTTACAACGCCTGGAATCGGTTGAGCTTATTGACAAAGCACGACGAATTGTTAAGCTTTTAAGAACGCCGGCGTACAGGTAACTTTCTTGGACTCATATTAAAATATAAGCTcagagaaaaaccaaaaaatgtttttatgcAATGTCGTTTTTCTTTGTAATGTAGGTATTTAATAACTGAAGAGTTATTGCCCCAACCAGTTCTAGATGTTGCGACTCGTTGGAATTCAACGTACAAAATGCTGAACAAGCTGCAACAATTCGAAGATTTTTGCGAAAGGCGCCTAAAAAGCTCATTAAAATTAACTGCAGCTGAGTGGAGTGACTTGAAGAGGCTTGTTAATACCCTGGAACCGGCATACCTTGCAACAATGAAATTACAAAGCACTCAATTATTCATGGGTGACTTTTACAAGCTATGGCTGGAGCTCAAGCTcactgtggcagcagcaagtACTAGTGAAAGCCAAGCTTTGAGCCAGTGCATCCGTGACAGGGAGGAGAGCCTTTTGGGATGCGATGCAATCGTTTGCAGTATTTACTTGGATCCACGGATAAGACGAGTATTGCTGCAGAACCCAATAAGCCTGATGCTCGCCAGAGCTCAGTTAAAGCAGCTTTTCTTGCagctttttaatttgaaagaaCCCGTAAGTATTTATatcatttatatacatataacataacatattaaaaattaatatttcagaCTATTGCAATAGCACAGCCTTGCTCCAGCAGCTCAAGCGCCATAACTTCGTTCGGTACATCGCAAAACTCTAACACCTGCTCGCTATTGAACGAGTTTCTGCAAACTATTGAGGTAACTTCAGAAGACGAAACTGAGGATGGAGAGCGAGCAGACCTCATCAAGAAAGGATATGCCGAAATTGACGACTATGCCCCAAAGCCAATTTGCTTGACCTCCAATATTATGGAGTATTGGGAGGAGCATCGATACCGTTTTCCAAACTTATACCAGCTGGCCAAAGTGGTGCACTCAGTTCCTGCGACTCAAGTTAGTGTTGAGAGATCATTTTCGGCACTCAAAATGATGCTCACTGATCAGAGATGCAACCTCGCGGACGAATCATTGTCAAAATTactttttgtaaaattaaataatactTATTAATTAAACGTGTTTCcgacaacaaaaccaaaaataacaaaaaaattttaatgtattttcaaaaagaaaattttagcGCAGGATGTAGCTTTGTGGTCCTTTGACAAGGATATGCAATAATATTGGCGAACATTCTAACACAGAAGCCGTAAATTCctgttgagttttattttaagcgaaaaaaataaaaatcattgataatcattatttttgagttttatttttttttatcaagaATAATTATTAATCCTAAGTTCTATCAAAttactcaaaaataatgattatctgtgaagaaaatcgtaaaaaattgaaatatgaTCATTACcaagtaatttttattatataactTATAATGATTACGGTCCCTGCTACGGACAGCAAACCTACGCATTAACGCAGCAAAATGTCACTTTTTTCAAAAGAAACTTAAATACCTAGGACACATGGTGAGCGAGGAAGGAATACACACAGGCCCAGATAAAGTGGCGGCCATTAAAGAACTTACCGCACCAACTACACTGAAACAGCTGCATAGTTTTTTGGGCCTGGCATCTTGGTACCGCAGATTCGTACCAGCGTACACCGAACGGGCAAAAGCTATACAAGACCTATTAAAAAAGGGGCAAAAATTTGAGTGGGGCGAAGTACAGGAGAACAGCTTCCAAGACCTAAAGCTGTGTCTAACGGAAGCACCAATATTAGCATGCCCGGACTTCAGAAAAACATTCATACTACAAACAGACGCAAGCGACTGCGGCCTAGGAGCGGTGTTGACCCAGGAAGATGCAGACGGAGAACATGTAATTTCCTACGCAAGCCGCAAGCTCAAAAGCGAGGAAACGAAATACTCCGCAACGGAAAAAGAATGCCTAGCCATCTACTGGGGTATACACAAGATGAGGATGTACCTAGAAGGCTACCAATTTATCGTAATTACGGATCACCTAGCCCTCAAATGGTTAAATTCCATCGAAAGCCCATCCGGACGAGTAGCAAGATGGGCATTGGGACTGCAACCATTCTCATTCGAAATACGATATCGGAAAGGCAAGCTGAACGCAGTGGCGGACGGACTCTCCCGCTTACCACGCGAAGAAACCCGAATAGCAGAGGTCGTAGAATGCGCTTGGTatcaaaacaaatggaacCAAGTAGAGGTGACACCAAAAGAAGCTACGGATTATACCATAAAACACGGAAGATTATACCGACACATACCAAGCCAAAACGACGAAGACGATCAAACCTGGAAACTGTGCGTTCCAAAACAAGAGCGACAGAGGGTACTAACCGAAAATCACACAAACCCAACAGCCGGACATCTCGGGATCAGACGCACGAAAATCAGAATAAGGCAGCGATACTTTTGGCCAGGGCCAAGCAGAGACGTAACACGATTTGTACGACCATGcgaaagctgccaaaaatttaAGGTATCGCAACAAGCAGGGGCTGGCAAAATGCTGACCAAAATAGCAAACGCACCATGGGAAACAATATGCGTCGATTTCGTAGGACCACTCCCAAGATCACCGCACGGCAACACCGCACTAATCGTGTTTATCGATAAATTTTCGAAATGGGTGGAGGTCACACCGGCAAGAAGCGCAACGGCTGACGCATTCCTAAAGGCGTTCAGAGAAAAAATACTGGCGAGGGGAGGTGCACTAAAGCGAGTGATCTCAGACAACGGCGTACAATTTACAAGCAGAAAGACGAAACAGGTAATGAAAACGTGGGGCATCACCCAACAATTCACGGCACCATACACACCACAGGAAAACCCAACCGAACGAGCGAACCGAACACAACCGATGATCGCACAATTCGCGGGAGGGAAACACAACAAATGGGACGAACAACTACCAGAACTAACCCTAGCGATAAATAGCAGCAAGTCAGAAGCAACAGGGTTTAGTCCAGCATACCTGATATTCGGGAGAGAACTTAGATTACCGGGCAACCTATTCGACGAGGTAACACTAGGGTCAGGGTTCAACAATCAAACAAACCAAGAAAGCACCGACAAACggaaacaaacagaaacaatggCCAGGCAAAACatggaagaagcagcagcaaaacaagcAAGACATTACAATTTGCGAAAGCGAGCatggaaaccaaaaaaaggggACTTAGTATGGGTACGAACGCACCCACTATCGAAAAAAATCGACAAGACAACAGCGAAACTAGAACCGAAATACACCGGTCCGTGTAAGGTACACGAACTTACCTCTCCAGTGATCATAACAGTACAAGATACGACAACGAACAAAAAACTAAGGGCACACGTCTCACAACTAAAACCAGCAAAAATAGAGgaagcaaaaacaataacgATGCCCTCTTTCTACCTTTTCAGACAGATGGAAAATAAAGAAGAGAAATTCCACATGTCGGCCCGGAAATGCAAAGAGAGGATGGCACAGGCCAGCCACaaaaaccccccccccccaccaagCTCACGGATGAAAGTATCAGGTACAAAGGTGTCAGCGCCCAggaaagcagcaacaaacaaaacgatgGAAACCACGGCAGGACAACGCGAGACTCAAGGAGAACAAGTAGCAACGCACAATGAAGTAATCCCAACAAAAAAGAGGATCAGCTGGGCAAACCAAGCCAACCTACAGGAACAAACGGCACGAAGAATCAGCGAACAACAAGGCCCGGAACTTTCCTGGTCAAAACAATGGAAGACGAAGAGTCCGACCGggacgtgctagacctaaacCCCGAGCGGCCAACACCAGAACCGGAAACCCATCCAGAGAGGCACCATCCCGGGCGAATGGAATGTCCTGGAAAAATTCGAGCTAGTCAAAGCAAAACTCCACGACCGCCCAAAACACACTCAACGACGATTCAAACTATGAAACGAGAAACAGGAGGCGTGTTGGGTGAAGATCGGCCGAGCTGGAGATGTCCGCATAAGCGCATGGTTCCAAACAAAgtcaagcggcaacgctccaCTGGGAAAGGAGGGGGGAGTGTGAGGCCCAGCGCCAGGAAGACCAAGCGCCGGCGCCACAAACACCAAAACAACATCACTAGAAACACCAAGACAAGCCATGAAGATTAGAAAATAAGTATTAGTAGGATAAGTAGAACATAAGCGACAAATACATGAAGACCTGCCACAGaagaaagaaatataaataaacaaacaaccaCAGCTGACCGCCCCAAGTGTGACCATAACCCAAGCTCCAACGGGCACACTATCAGCCGGTCCGTACAAA
The sequence above is a segment of the Drosophila pseudoobscura strain MV-25-SWS-2005 chromosome X, UCI_Dpse_MV25, whole genome shotgun sequence genome. Coding sequences within it:
- the LOC6901919 gene encoding zinc finger BED domain-containing protein RICESLEEPER 3-like, with product MGRKRNCIPRNFFTFHAESNVSECKICKLTLSGNFVCNLKRHLEKVHKGEYETLAENKKTEVPEKKKKFSGVMGQDDVKNACIDMVTAAKLPFAVLDSKGFKALTAHIFSGLDMPTVTSRNIMSLVEEKYSQIKCDMVKTFKNRILCLKMDMATRCNRGILGVNVQFIDTCAICVQTLGLIELKKSHTSQNLCTEIQSILHDFGIAKQQIYSITTDNGRNMIKTVELLNVCEDEDDDEQESAEDLDEEELHKNFKIHSIKSMKCAAHTLQLAVKDFLQRLESVELIDKARRIVKLLRTPAYRYLITEELLPQPVLDVATRWNSTYKMLNKLQQFEDFCERRLKSSLKLTAAEWSDLKRLVNTLEPAYLATMKLQSTQLFMGDFYKLWLELKLTVAAASTSESQALSQCIRDREESLLGCDAIVCSIYLDPRIRRVLLQNPISLMLARAQLKQLFLQLFNLKEPTIAIAQPCSSSSSAITSFGTSQNSNTCSLLNEFLQTIEVTSEDETEDGERADLIKKGYAEIDDYAPKPICLTSNIMEYWEEHRYRFPNLYQLAKVVHSVPATQVSVERSFSALKMMLTDQRCNLADESLSKLLFVKLNNTY